In Fibrobacter sp., the sequence CCTTCTGACCACGGCCAGCAGTGGTGCCCCAACCGGAACCCGGACCACGACCGATACGCTTGCGCTTAACGACCTTAGCCTTGCCAGGATTGAGTGTATTGAGTTCCATCTTAGATCTCCTCGACCTTGACCATGTCAGCCACGGCATTGATCATGCCCTGGATGGAGGGGGTCAGATTGTGTTCAACAGATTGTCCGATCTTGCGGAGGCCGAGTGCAGCAACGTTTGCACGGTGCATCGGGAGACGACGGACAGTACCCTTGATCAAAGTAATACGAACTTTCTTCATTGTATTACCCCTTAGGCGTTAGCACCGCGCAGTGCAGCGCAGTCCTGTTTGTTCTTCTGAGCCAAGAGACCTTCGACGCAAGCGCGTACGACAGTGCTCGGGTTGGAAGAACCGTGAATCT encodes:
- the rpmD gene encoding 50S ribosomal protein L30 produces the protein MKKVRITLIKGTVRRLPMHRANVAALGLRKIGQSVEHNLTPSIQGMINAVADMVKVEEI